One genomic window of Pigmentiphaga litoralis includes the following:
- a CDS encoding tripartite tricarboxylate transporter substrate binding protein, producing the protein MMKRWALASRAKLAFAVAACSAACMAAAQSPPSPPLQPPWPTKPVRVIVPYAPGGGSDTLGRIVSRRLSEVFKQTFVVENRSGVAGVIGSQMVAKADPDGYTLVVSGIGSHVVAPMVNDNTFDPIKDFTHIAFLGGPPTVLVVAPDSPYRDLKGFVDYAKANPGKISWGSPGQGTHGYMIGDAFASTAGIKMVTINYKGGNPAMTDLLAGHITAAFMSFGTTTPYIQSGKLRALAITSDKRADDFPQLPTFTEQGYPALTGTTWFSLSGPANMPPAIVERLNTEVRRALRSPEIVAEMRRQNMETLDMDVPAFNAYVRSEIQHWKPYVAPAQADAKP; encoded by the coding sequence ATGATGAAACGTTGGGCCCTTGCTTCCCGTGCGAAGCTGGCATTCGCCGTGGCCGCCTGTAGCGCGGCTTGCATGGCAGCGGCGCAGTCACCGCCATCCCCGCCGCTCCAGCCGCCGTGGCCCACCAAGCCCGTCCGTGTCATCGTCCCCTACGCCCCGGGCGGCGGGTCGGACACGCTGGGGCGCATCGTGTCGCGACGTCTGTCCGAGGTCTTCAAGCAGACCTTCGTGGTCGAGAACCGGTCGGGCGTGGCGGGCGTGATCGGCTCTCAAATGGTGGCCAAGGCCGATCCTGATGGCTACACGCTGGTGGTGTCGGGCATCGGGTCGCACGTGGTGGCGCCGATGGTGAACGACAACACCTTCGATCCCATCAAGGACTTCACGCACATTGCCTTTCTGGGCGGTCCGCCCACGGTGCTGGTAGTGGCCCCGGACTCGCCCTACAGGGACTTGAAGGGTTTTGTCGATTACGCCAAGGCCAACCCGGGCAAGATCAGCTGGGGATCACCCGGCCAAGGCACGCACGGCTACATGATCGGCGATGCCTTCGCCTCCACGGCCGGCATCAAGATGGTCACCATCAACTACAAGGGCGGCAACCCCGCCATGACGGACTTGCTGGCGGGGCATATCACCGCGGCATTCATGTCCTTCGGCACCACCACGCCCTACATCCAGTCGGGCAAGCTGCGCGCGCTGGCGATCACGTCCGACAAGCGCGCGGACGACTTTCCGCAACTGCCGACCTTTACCGAGCAGGGCTATCCGGCGCTGACCGGCACGACCTGGTTTTCATTGTCCGGGCCGGCGAATATGCCGCCCGCGATCGTGGAACGGCTGAACACCGAAGTCCGGCGCGCGTTGCGGTCGCCCGAGATCGTGGCCGAGATGCGCCGCCAGAACATGGAAACGCTGGACATGGACGTGCCAGCTTTCAATGCCTATGTGCGGTCCGAAATCCAGCATTGGAAACCGTATGTGGCGCCCGCGCAGGCCGACGCCAAGCCGTGA
- a CDS encoding thiamine pyrophosphate-binding protein, producing the protein MNIERPVGALASERQWGSDYLADLIRQLDLNYLAINPGASLRGLHDSLVNYLGNDDPQLLLCLHEEHAIAIAHGYAKVTGTPMAVAVHSNVGLMHASMAIYNAWCDRVPMVIVGATGPVDAAQRRPWIDWLHTARDQGKLVRDFIKWDDQPASLQAAGEAALRAQRIATTAPQGPVYLCFDVSLQEQACDPALPLPDPARFAQPVAAYPDPDAVQRVAQLLARAKRPVILAGRLSRHPDAWTRRVALAERLGATVITDLKQAAAFPTRHPLHVPFTVGQDGAQALRDADVILALDWLDPAGTVKVVGERGAAVTAAIVNCSPEQYSHRGWSMDHQALLRADLHFLCEPEALVDALLAFDDASPRFQKRERQPIPARVRKVDPAPSDDAALSIRVLAQVLRDTTKNILTSLIKVPLGWSNEVWDYDAPLDFLGKDGGAGIGSGPGMAIGAALALQGSGRLPLAVIGDGDFMFSASAFWTAARYRLPLLVVVANNSTYFNDEIHQERIARRRGRTTENKAIAQTMTDPAIDIPAIARAQGAHAGPTVRTAAELNAAMPDAIARVRGGALCVIDAQVLPGYES; encoded by the coding sequence ATGAACATTGAACGACCGGTCGGCGCCCTGGCGTCGGAAAGGCAGTGGGGCAGCGACTATCTGGCCGACCTGATCCGCCAGCTCGACCTCAACTACCTGGCGATCAATCCGGGCGCCAGCCTGCGTGGCCTGCATGACAGCCTGGTCAACTACCTGGGCAATGACGATCCCCAGTTGCTGCTGTGCCTGCATGAAGAGCACGCCATCGCCATCGCGCACGGCTATGCCAAGGTCACTGGCACGCCCATGGCGGTGGCCGTGCACAGCAACGTCGGGCTGATGCATGCGTCGATGGCGATCTACAACGCGTGGTGCGACCGGGTGCCGATGGTCATCGTCGGCGCCACCGGCCCGGTCGACGCCGCGCAGCGCCGGCCCTGGATCGACTGGCTGCATACCGCGCGCGACCAGGGCAAGCTGGTGCGCGACTTCATCAAGTGGGACGACCAGCCCGCGTCCTTGCAGGCGGCGGGCGAAGCGGCGCTGCGGGCGCAGCGGATCGCGACCACCGCGCCGCAAGGCCCGGTCTATCTGTGCTTTGACGTGTCGCTGCAGGAACAGGCCTGCGATCCCGCGTTGCCGTTGCCCGACCCGGCCCGGTTCGCGCAACCGGTGGCGGCCTACCCGGACCCGGATGCGGTCCAGCGGGTGGCGCAACTGCTGGCCCGCGCCAAGCGGCCGGTGATCCTGGCGGGGCGCTTGTCCCGCCACCCCGATGCCTGGACTCGCCGCGTGGCGTTGGCCGAACGGTTGGGCGCCACGGTGATCACCGACCTGAAGCAGGCGGCCGCGTTTCCGACACGTCACCCCTTGCACGTGCCGTTCACGGTCGGCCAGGATGGCGCGCAGGCCTTGCGCGATGCCGACGTGATCCTGGCGCTGGACTGGCTGGATCCGGCGGGCACGGTCAAGGTCGTGGGCGAGCGCGGCGCAGCCGTCACGGCGGCCATCGTGAACTGTTCTCCCGAGCAGTATTCGCACCGGGGCTGGAGCATGGACCATCAGGCTTTGCTGCGGGCGGATCTGCATTTCCTGTGCGAGCCGGAAGCGCTGGTGGATGCCTTGCTGGCCTTCGATGACGCGTCGCCGCGGTTCCAAAAGCGGGAACGTCAGCCAATACCGGCGCGCGTGCGCAAGGTCGATCCCGCACCTTCAGACGACGCGGCATTGAGCATCCGCGTGCTCGCTCAGGTGCTGCGCGACACCACCAAAAACATCCTTACCTCTCTCATCAAAGTGCCGCTGGGCTGGTCCAACGAAGTGTGGGACTACGACGCCCCGCTGGACTTCCTGGGCAAGGATGGCGGCGCGGGGATCGGCTCGGGTCCGGGCATGGCGATAGGCGCCGCGCTGGCGCTGCAGGGCAGCGGCCGGCTGCCGCTGGCCGTGATTGGCGATGGCGATTTCATGTTCAGCGCCAGCGCCTTCTGGACCGCCGCGCGCTACCGCCTGCCGCTCCTGGTCGTTGTCGCCAACAACAGTACCTATTTCAACGACGAGATCCACCAGGAACGCATCGCCCGCCGCCGCGGCCGCACGACCGAGAACAAGGCGATCGCGCAGACCATGACGGATCCCGCCATCGACATCCCCGCGATCGCCCGCGCACAAGGGGCGCATGCCGGCCCGACCGTGCGCACCGCGGCAGAACTCAATGCGGCCATGCCGGACGCGATCGCACGCGTTCGCGGGGGCGCGTTGTGTGTGATCGATGCTCAGGTCCTGCCGGGCTACGAGTCCTGA
- a CDS encoding tripartite tricarboxylate transporter substrate binding protein: MTRFVSCVAGLVMAGVLSTAATATAFAADAAWPRKQIRLIVPYPPGGSADTLGRALAQSLTGSLNQTVVVENRAGAAGFIGSQAVARAEPDGYTLVVSGIGSHVIAPLQNPNAFDPLKDFTHIAFLGGPPAALIVNADSPVKDLAGFITYARGLPNGVSWGSPGQGTHGSLIGDAFKDTTKLKMVHVAYKGANAAVTDLIANQIQAAFITLSSATAGIKSGRIRAIALTADKRLDDFPDVPTFTEQGYPKLTGTTWFSLSGPAGMDPAVTTKLNAAVRQAMRTPEIQRELRQQNMVTEDWDAATFTRYVGTEITHWLPYLQAADVPSGNKP; encoded by the coding sequence ATGACGCGCTTCGTTTCCTGTGTCGCCGGTCTGGTCATGGCAGGCGTGCTGTCCACGGCCGCCACGGCAACTGCCTTTGCCGCCGACGCGGCGTGGCCTCGCAAGCAGATCCGCCTGATCGTTCCCTATCCGCCCGGCGGCAGCGCCGACACCCTGGGCCGCGCGCTGGCGCAGTCGTTGACCGGGTCCTTGAACCAGACCGTGGTGGTCGAAAATCGTGCGGGCGCAGCCGGCTTTATCGGGTCGCAGGCGGTGGCGCGCGCCGAGCCGGATGGCTACACGCTGGTCGTGTCCGGCATCGGGTCGCATGTGATCGCGCCTTTGCAGAACCCCAATGCCTTCGACCCGCTCAAGGACTTCACGCACATTGCGTTTCTGGGTGGCCCGCCCGCGGCGTTGATCGTCAATGCCGACAGCCCGGTCAAGGATCTGGCCGGCTTCATCACCTACGCACGCGGCCTGCCGAACGGCGTCAGCTGGGGATCGCCAGGGCAGGGCACGCATGGTTCCTTGATCGGTGACGCGTTCAAGGACACCACCAAGCTGAAGATGGTGCACGTGGCCTACAAGGGCGCCAACGCCGCCGTGACCGACCTGATCGCCAACCAGATCCAGGCCGCGTTCATTACCTTGAGCAGCGCCACCGCCGGCATCAAGTCCGGCCGTATCCGCGCGATCGCATTGACAGCCGACAAGCGGCTGGACGACTTTCCGGATGTCCCGACCTTTACCGAGCAGGGCTATCCGAAGCTGACGGGAACAACCTGGTTTTCCTTGTCCGGACCGGCGGGCATGGACCCGGCCGTGACCACCAAGCTCAACGCGGCGGTGCGGCAGGCCATGCGCACGCCCGAGATCCAGCGTGAACTGCGCCAGCAGAACATGGTGACCGAAGACTGGGATGCCGCGACGTTCACCCGCTATGTGGGCACGGAAATCACGCACTGGTTGCCCTACCTGCAGGCGGCGGACGTGCCGAGCGGCAACAAACCCTGA
- a CDS encoding thiamine pyrophosphate-binding protein, whose product MNVEKPVVDESVALEWGSDYLADIIRQLDLKYLSINPGASLRGLHDSLVNYLGNDDPQMLLCLHEDHAVSIAHGYAKVTGKPMGVVVHSNVGLMHASMGIFNAWCDRVPMVVIGATGPVDAAQRRPWIDWIHTSRDQGALVRDFIKWDDQPASLPAAAESLIRATMIANTAPRGPVYVCFDVSLQEARLDAGVSPPDISGYSQPVTPYPDPASVRQIAAWLAAAQRPVVMAGRSSRDEAAWAKRVDLCERLGAKVMSDLKLPAVFPTDHPLHVAPPAFFMGDDGIGLLRDADVVLSLDWLDLGGALKVASAKGAVTARVVHCSPDQYSHKGWSMDHQSLPPVETHLLCEPDALVDALLRLDDQEGCFAARTRAAYSPVPVAAPADPGAVPISLQVLASVLRTATLDHDVSLLRTPLGWPGNAWHFRHPLDFLGKDGGAGLGSGPGMSVGCALALQGTGRLPLAVIGDGDYMMGVSAIWTAARYKVPVLFVVANNLGYFNDELHQEKVARTRSRTTENKAVAQHIGDPDIDIAGIARAQGAVGYGPVHDAAELATVMAQAIADVQAGKVCVIDVRVVPGYDSLMTKGLLREVKAG is encoded by the coding sequence ATGAACGTGGAAAAACCGGTCGTCGACGAGTCGGTCGCCCTGGAATGGGGCAGCGATTACCTGGCCGACATCATTCGCCAACTGGACCTGAAGTACCTGAGCATCAACCCGGGCGCCAGCCTGCGTGGTCTGCACGACAGCCTGGTCAATTACCTGGGCAACGACGATCCGCAGATGCTGCTGTGCCTGCACGAAGACCACGCGGTCTCGATCGCGCATGGCTATGCCAAGGTCACCGGCAAGCCCATGGGCGTGGTGGTCCACAGCAATGTGGGGTTGATGCACGCGTCGATGGGCATCTTCAACGCGTGGTGCGACCGGGTGCCCATGGTGGTGATCGGCGCCACCGGTCCGGTCGATGCGGCGCAGCGCCGCCCGTGGATCGACTGGATCCACACGTCACGCGACCAGGGTGCGCTGGTGCGCGACTTCATCAAGTGGGACGACCAGCCTGCCTCCTTGCCGGCCGCGGCCGAATCGTTGATACGTGCAACCATGATTGCCAATACCGCGCCGCGCGGGCCGGTGTACGTGTGCTTCGACGTGTCCCTGCAAGAAGCCCGGCTCGATGCCGGCGTCAGCCCGCCCGACATCTCCGGCTACAGCCAGCCCGTCACGCCCTACCCCGACCCGGCCAGCGTGCGGCAGATCGCGGCCTGGCTTGCTGCGGCCCAGCGACCGGTGGTGATGGCCGGGCGTTCGTCGCGCGACGAAGCGGCCTGGGCCAAACGCGTCGACTTGTGCGAACGCCTTGGCGCCAAGGTCATGTCCGACCTGAAGCTGCCTGCCGTCTTCCCGACCGACCATCCGCTGCACGTCGCACCCCCTGCGTTTTTCATGGGCGACGACGGCATTGGCCTGCTGCGCGATGCCGATGTCGTGCTGAGCCTGGACTGGCTGGACCTGGGCGGTGCGCTCAAGGTCGCGTCGGCCAAGGGCGCCGTCACGGCGCGCGTCGTCCATTGTTCGCCCGATCAATACTCGCACAAGGGCTGGAGCATGGATCATCAATCCTTGCCCCCGGTGGAAACGCATCTGCTGTGTGAACCCGACGCCCTGGTCGATGCGCTGCTGCGGCTCGATGACCAGGAAGGGTGTTTTGCCGCCAGGACACGTGCTGCCTACTCACCGGTGCCCGTGGCCGCGCCGGCCGATCCTGGTGCGGTCCCCATCAGCTTGCAGGTCCTGGCGTCGGTCTTGCGCACAGCGACCCTGGACCACGACGTTTCGCTGCTGCGCACGCCGCTCGGCTGGCCCGGCAACGCCTGGCATTTTCGGCATCCCCTGGATTTCCTGGGCAAGGACGGCGGCGCAGGCCTCGGCTCCGGGCCAGGCATGTCGGTCGGTTGCGCCCTGGCATTGCAAGGGACCGGACGCCTGCCCTTGGCCGTGATCGGAGACGGCGACTACATGATGGGCGTCAGCGCCATCTGGACCGCCGCCCGCTACAAGGTGCCCGTGCTTTTCGTGGTCGCCAACAATCTGGGCTATTTCAACGACGAATTGCATCAGGAAAAAGTGGCGCGCACCCGCTCGCGCACGACCGAGAACAAGGCCGTCGCCCAGCACATCGGTGACCCCGACATCGACATCGCCGGCATCGCGCGTGCGCAAGGTGCTGTCGGGTATGGACCGGTGCACGATGCGGCGGAGCTTGCAACGGTGATGGCCCAAGCCATTGCGGATGTCCAGGCGGGCAAAGTCTGCGTGATTGATGTGCGGGTGGTGCCGGGCTACGACTCGCTTATGACCAAAGGCCTGCTGCGCGAGGTCAAGGCGGGGTAA
- a CDS encoding ParB/Srx family N-terminal domain-containing protein, with product MRHTFHWIKAASAAAALAGCVAGHASQAAAPAATPSPYLSARPGDVFQVSIGQLRPTQAVVGYDQIYAQLGRKQPDFTRYAPTAAGYLGDDDTDNYSRYLFRTEFERVDDYCADMGQTGADPAAYTPRAVRLIDPSTYRCTGPAPAAGSAAAGSLKTVVIGPQGALYLTDGHHTFTTLNELADGGPKLPVWVRVVANYSATRDTADFWKRMTSAGYAWLRDANGKGIAPSALPPRVALAAFQDDRYRSLVYLVRDLGYDNAKVSEFAEFYWGHWLRNNGIDLVEYNLRNLARSRIAVTNGTAVPRTGDSTTSYPAAVRDAALRMIALNGSTLVGPGRTAAQLGKLGPPATAGA from the coding sequence ATGCGGCACACTTTCCATTGGATCAAAGCCGCGAGCGCCGCGGCTGCGCTGGCCGGGTGCGTGGCCGGCCACGCCAGCCAGGCCGCAGCACCGGCGGCGACGCCATCACCCTACCTGTCCGCCAGGCCAGGTGACGTGTTCCAGGTCAGCATCGGCCAGCTGCGCCCGACGCAGGCCGTGGTCGGCTACGACCAGATCTACGCCCAGCTGGGCCGCAAGCAACCTGACTTCACCCGCTACGCCCCCACCGCCGCCGGCTACCTGGGCGACGATGACACCGACAACTACTCGCGCTACCTGTTTCGCACCGAGTTTGAACGGGTCGACGATTACTGCGCCGACATGGGCCAGACCGGCGCCGACCCCGCTGCCTACACGCCTCGAGCCGTCAGGCTGATCGACCCGTCGACCTATCGTTGCACAGGGCCTGCACCGGCTGCCGGGTCGGCTGCGGCGGGCTCGCTCAAGACCGTCGTGATCGGCCCGCAAGGCGCACTCTATCTGACCGACGGGCATCACACGTTCACCACGCTGAATGAATTGGCCGACGGCGGCCCCAAGCTGCCCGTGTGGGTGCGCGTCGTGGCGAACTACAGCGCGACTCGGGACACCGCCGACTTCTGGAAACGGATGACCAGCGCCGGCTACGCCTGGCTGCGCGACGCCAACGGCAAGGGCATCGCCCCATCCGCGCTGCCGCCGCGCGTCGCCTTGGCAGCGTTCCAGGACGACCGCTATCGGTCCCTGGTGTACCTGGTCCGGGACCTTGGCTACGACAATGCCAAGGTGTCCGAGTTTGCCGAGTTCTATTGGGGCCACTGGCTGCGCAACAACGGCATCGACCTTGTCGAATACAACCTGCGCAATCTGGCGCGCAGCCGAATTGCCGTCACCAACGGCACTGCCGTGCCCCGTACCGGCGACAGCACCACCAGCTACCCCGCCGCGGTCAGGGACGCCGCCCTGCGCATGATCGCGCTCAACGGCAGCACGCTGGTCGGCCCGGGGCGCACCGCCGCGCAACTCGGCAAGCTCGGCCCACCCGCCACGGCGGGCGCCTGA
- the paoC gene encoding aldehyde oxidoreductase molybdenum-binding subunit PaoC — translation MKFDTPATTNPIDQLKVVGKPTDRIDGPFKTTGSAPYAYEWHDSMRNQAYGYVVGAGIAKGRITRMDLAAAKAAPGVLTIITADNAGKLEKGDYNVAKLLGGPEVDHYHQAIALVVAETFEQARAAAYLIKVDYAASAGKFDLEAEKASATKPSPKQSEKPDTAVGNFASAFDAAPVKLDATYHTPDHSHAMMEPHASIAVWQGSKLTVYTSNQMIAWGAGDVAKTLGLKKDDVRLISPYIGGGFGGKLFVRADAILAALGARAVKRPVKVALTRPLMGNNTTHRPATIQRIRIGTTPDGKITAIGHETWSGNLEGGSPEEAVQQTRLLYAGADRMTQTRLALLDLPEGNAMRAPGEAPGLMALEIAIDEMAEKVNMDPVAFRVLNDTQVDPEDPKRPFSQRQLNECMRIGAEQFGWSKRSAKPATLRDGRWLVGMGVASAFRNNLTMTSGARVRLDKRGIVTVETDMTDIGTGTYTIIAQTAAEMMGLPLDKVMVRLGDSSFPVSAGSGGQWGANSSTAGVYAACVKLREAVARKLGLDPATAEFVDGQVRAGGRSQSLATAARSADIVAEDKIEFGDLSKKMQQSTFGAHYVEVGVDMATAEVRIRRMLAVCAAGRIINPKSARSQVIGAMTMGAGAALMEELAVDTRRGFFVNHDLAGYEVPVHADIPHQDVIFLDETDPQSSPMKAKGVGELGICGVGAAVANAIYNATGIRVREYPITLDKLLDKMPAMA, via the coding sequence ATGAAATTCGATACTCCCGCAACGACCAATCCCATCGACCAGTTGAAGGTCGTGGGCAAGCCGACCGACCGGATCGACGGCCCGTTCAAGACCACCGGCAGCGCACCGTATGCGTACGAGTGGCATGACAGCATGCGCAACCAGGCCTATGGCTATGTGGTGGGCGCAGGCATTGCGAAAGGCCGCATCACGCGCATGGACCTGGCCGCCGCCAAGGCCGCGCCGGGCGTGCTGACGATCATTACCGCCGACAACGCGGGCAAGCTGGAAAAGGGTGACTACAACGTCGCCAAGCTGCTGGGCGGACCTGAGGTCGACCACTATCACCAGGCAATTGCCCTGGTGGTGGCCGAGACCTTCGAGCAGGCACGCGCCGCGGCCTACCTGATCAAAGTGGACTACGCCGCGTCCGCCGGCAAGTTTGACCTGGAAGCCGAAAAGGCATCGGCGACCAAGCCGTCGCCCAAACAAAGCGAAAAGCCCGACACGGCCGTCGGCAACTTTGCGTCGGCGTTTGATGCGGCCCCCGTCAAGCTCGACGCCACCTATCACACGCCCGATCACTCGCACGCAATGATGGAACCGCACGCGTCGATCGCCGTGTGGCAAGGCAGCAAGCTGACGGTCTACACGTCCAACCAGATGATCGCGTGGGGCGCCGGCGACGTGGCCAAGACCCTGGGCCTGAAGAAAGACGATGTGCGCCTGATCTCGCCCTACATTGGCGGCGGCTTTGGCGGCAAGCTGTTCGTGCGCGCCGACGCCATTCTGGCCGCGCTGGGCGCACGCGCCGTCAAGCGTCCGGTCAAGGTCGCGCTGACACGCCCCCTGATGGGCAACAACACCACGCACCGCCCGGCCACCATCCAGCGCATCCGTATCGGCACGACACCCGACGGCAAGATCACTGCCATCGGTCACGAGACCTGGTCAGGCAACCTGGAAGGCGGATCGCCCGAAGAAGCCGTGCAACAGACCCGCCTGCTGTATGCCGGCGCCGACCGCATGACCCAGACGCGCCTGGCCTTGCTGGACTTGCCCGAGGGCAACGCCATGCGCGCGCCCGGCGAAGCGCCTGGCCTGATGGCGCTGGAAATCGCGATCGATGAAATGGCCGAAAAGGTCAACATGGACCCGGTGGCCTTCCGTGTACTGAACGATACGCAGGTCGACCCTGAAGACCCGAAGCGTCCGTTCTCGCAACGCCAGTTGAACGAATGCATGCGCATTGGCGCCGAGCAGTTCGGCTGGAGCAAACGCAGCGCCAAGCCGGCCACCCTGCGCGACGGCCGCTGGCTGGTCGGCATGGGCGTGGCATCGGCCTTCCGGAACAACCTGACGATGACGTCGGGCGCACGCGTGCGGCTGGACAAGCGCGGCATCGTCACCGTTGAGACCGACATGACCGACATCGGCACGGGCACCTACACCATCATCGCGCAGACCGCCGCCGAAATGATGGGCCTGCCCCTCGACAAGGTCATGGTGCGCCTGGGGGATTCCAGCTTCCCGGTGTCCGCCGGATCGGGCGGCCAATGGGGCGCCAACAGTTCGACCGCCGGCGTGTACGCCGCATGCGTCAAGCTGCGCGAAGCCGTCGCCCGCAAGCTGGGCCTGGACCCCGCCACGGCGGAATTCGTGGACGGCCAGGTGCGTGCCGGCGGCCGCAGCCAGTCGCTGGCCACGGCCGCACGGTCAGCCGACATCGTTGCCGAAGACAAGATCGAATTCGGCGACCTGAGCAAGAAGATGCAGCAGTCCACCTTCGGCGCCCACTACGTGGAAGTCGGCGTGGACATGGCCACCGCCGAAGTCCGCATCCGCCGCATGCTGGCCGTGTGCGCGGCTGGCCGCATCATCAACCCCAAGTCGGCGCGCAGCCAGGTGATTGGTGCAATGACAATGGGTGCCGGCGCGGCGCTGATGGAAGAACTGGCCGTAGACACGCGCCGGGGCTTTTTTGTGAACCACGATCTGGCCGGGTACGAAGTGCCGGTGCATGCCGACATTCCGCATCAGGACGTGATCTTCCTGGACGAGACCGATCCCCAGTCGTCGCCCATGAAGGCCAAGGGCGTGGGCGAGCTGGGCATCTGCGGCGTAGGCGCTGCCGTGGCCAACGCGATCTACAACGCGACGGGCATCCGGGTGCGGGAGTACCCGATCACGCTGGACAAGTTGCTGGACAAGATGCCGGCGATGGCGTGA
- a CDS encoding FAD binding domain-containing protein produces MKAFTYERATSPAAAAAAAAATPGAKFIAGGTNLLDLMKLQIETPVHLIDVNRLGVDEITATPEGGLRIGALVRNTDLAANDRVRRDYALLSRALLAGASGQLRNKATTAGNLLQRTRCPYFYDTNQACNKRQPGSGCSAIGGVTRQLGVVGTSDACIATHPSDMAIAMRALDAVVDTVKPDGSQRRIPIVDFHKLPGNTPHIENALEAGEFITSVTLPQPVGGVQVYRKVRDRASYAFALISVGAIVQRDGSGRVAVGGVAPKPWRVDAADAQLPQGAQAVAAQLFANARPTQDNTFKLKLVERTLQSVLTEARV; encoded by the coding sequence ATGAAAGCCTTCACATACGAACGCGCCACGTCGCCTGCCGCCGCCGCGGCTGCGGCCGCCGCCACGCCGGGCGCCAAGTTCATTGCGGGCGGCACCAATCTGCTCGATCTGATGAAGCTGCAGATCGAAACGCCGGTGCACCTGATCGACGTGAACCGCCTGGGTGTGGACGAGATCACCGCGACCCCTGAAGGCGGCCTGCGCATCGGCGCCCTGGTCCGCAATACCGACCTGGCTGCCAACGACCGCGTGCGCCGCGACTATGCGCTGCTGTCGCGCGCGCTGCTGGCGGGTGCATCGGGTCAGTTGCGCAACAAGGCCACGACGGCCGGCAACCTGCTGCAACGCACGCGCTGCCCTTACTTCTATGACACCAACCAAGCCTGCAACAAACGCCAGCCTGGCAGCGGCTGTTCGGCCATTGGTGGTGTGACGCGCCAGCTGGGTGTGGTCGGCACCAGCGACGCCTGTATCGCCACGCACCCCAGCGACATGGCCATTGCCATGCGCGCGCTGGATGCCGTGGTCGACACCGTCAAGCCCGACGGTTCGCAGCGCCGCATCCCGATCGTTGACTTTCACAAGCTTCCGGGCAACACCCCGCATATCGAAAATGCGCTGGAAGCCGGCGAGTTCATCACGTCGGTCACCCTGCCCCAGCCCGTGGGCGGCGTGCAGGTCTATCGCAAGGTGCGCGACCGCGCGTCCTATGCCTTTGCCTTGATTTCGGTGGGCGCGATCGTTCAGCGTGATGGCTCGGGCCGTGTCGCCGTGGGCGGTGTCGCTCCCAAGCCCTGGCGCGTGGACGCCGCCGACGCGCAACTGCCGCAAGGCGCGCAAGCCGTGGCCGCGCAGTTGTTTGCCAACGCGCGTCCCACCCAGGACAACACTTTCAAACTGAAGCTGGTCGAACGCACGCTGCAATCCGTGCTGACGGAAGCGAGGGTCTGA
- the paoA gene encoding aldehyde dehydrogenase iron-sulfur subunit PaoA — MEKIDDLNTGRRNVLIAGAASAAAVSMPLTGHAQATGANKRPAPAPGSAANGAPVPASVSLKVNGKARTLNVETRTSLLDALREHLMLTGTKKGCDHGQCGACTVIVNGQRINSCLTLAVMHDGDEVTTIEGLGTPGKMHPMQAAFVKHDGYQCGYCTPGQICSAVSVLDEMKRGIPSHVTTDLNARPLLSADEMRERMSGNICRCGAYSNIVDAMTDVAGSAA, encoded by the coding sequence ATGGAAAAAATCGACGACCTGAACACGGGCCGGCGCAACGTGCTGATCGCAGGCGCGGCGTCGGCAGCGGCTGTCAGCATGCCGCTGACCGGCCACGCGCAGGCGACGGGCGCGAACAAGCGCCCTGCGCCGGCCCCTGGCTCGGCCGCCAATGGCGCACCGGTGCCTGCCTCGGTCTCGCTCAAGGTGAACGGCAAGGCGCGTACGCTCAATGTCGAAACGCGCACGTCACTGCTCGACGCCCTGCGCGAACACCTGATGCTGACCGGCACCAAGAAGGGCTGCGACCACGGTCAATGCGGCGCCTGTACGGTCATCGTCAACGGGCAGCGCATCAACTCGTGCCTGACGCTGGCCGTCATGCATGATGGCGACGAGGTCACGACGATCGAAGGCCTGGGCACGCCCGGCAAGATGCATCCGATGCAAGCCGCGTTCGTCAAACACGACGGCTACCAGTGCGGCTACTGCACGCCTGGCCAGATCTGTTCGGCCGTGTCGGTGCTGGACGAAATGAAGCGCGGCATTCCCAGCCACGTGACGACCGACCTGAACGCGCGCCCCCTGCTGAGCGCCGATGAAATGCGTGAACGCATGAGCGGCAACATCTGCCGCTGCGGGGCCTATTCGAACATTGTCGATGCGATGACCGACGTCGCAGGGAGCGCCGCATGA